One genomic segment of Gemmatimonadaceae bacterium includes these proteins:
- a CDS encoding TonB-dependent receptor → MKTDAAQRTPPRSLGRVRWAIVLALAASPVLLHAQQTGIVVGVVTDGATGQPLSSVAISIAGSLLGAQTDGRGRFIIRGVQSGPATVRAQRLGYRPEAKPIAVNAGDSVNVNFALLQSAVTLSTVVTTGTGGAVSKRELGAPIGVVDAAKIEDVKPSSDVGSILESQVAGVRSTSVGGGVGGAKDLRIRGTASFTLDQRPVVYVDGVRLDTRATDWTANLGNQACCNFNGGTGEDRLSDLNPDDIDRVEVLKGAAAATLYGSEASNGVIQIFTKRGKTESAPQWSFNLGTGFDRQRPNYQTKLYPLFVGPDGTRALDMNKTLIKSGPFQSYNAEVQGGATQATYFVSGGYSKEVGSIQPNDQSKGNLRANVNWNASNKLSFDVHSAFSRDFIDALQSGNNWATLTGNAENGDPRQASALRPYGEAWISVADIERIKTTSDANRWTGSTTANYAVSSAFSNHLTVGADVVDEQKERFFPQDGNYGSAYVSNGEKTNASRNYSVYTVDYLGTVNLHLPMGIGSTFSFGGQGFYQTEVLTAAIGKQFAGPGISTVSAASQTFGAEQYNHSVQIGGLAQNRFAFGDRLFVTVGVRVDGNSAFGKSFGYQTYPKIDAAYNLDNYSWLPKTISSLKLRGALGTAGKAPGPFDSFQTYQPVAVYQNSPALIPQGPGNVKLGPEKSTETDFGFDAGFFADRLGIEASVFNTKVNNAIVPVALPPSQGFTTTQSQNIGGITNKGWEASVSLLTFERGSFSWRNELRMDGLKNKVTSLGGNSGVVDAFGNPIRVGYPVGAVFGIKPVSYAPPTASAPYGTWTGTDTAVYFGPPLPTFNLSYGPTIKWRRFSLYSLITMERGAWFNNGDYPYRFRQHTGDDFLRLLGPNGADTFASDSAVNYWHTFDAFDKRDNVRLRTISLAFDVPDRYAQYVRLGRTSMMLSAENVMWWDHCHCNDPNSNWAGADSFGNNGAFLTDPSPRLFRMTVRSRF, encoded by the coding sequence ATGAAAACCGATGCCGCGCAGCGAACGCCTCCCCGTTCTTTGGGTCGCGTGCGGTGGGCGATCGTACTCGCCCTCGCCGCCTCACCCGTCCTCCTCCACGCACAACAAACTGGTATTGTCGTCGGTGTCGTCACCGACGGGGCCACCGGCCAGCCGCTGAGTAGCGTCGCGATCTCAATCGCCGGGTCGCTGCTCGGGGCGCAGACGGATGGACGTGGGCGCTTCATCATTCGCGGCGTCCAGAGCGGGCCGGCGACCGTACGCGCGCAACGCCTCGGCTATCGCCCCGAGGCGAAACCGATCGCCGTGAACGCGGGCGACTCGGTGAACGTGAACTTTGCGCTGCTGCAGAGCGCTGTCACGCTGAGCACAGTCGTCACCACCGGCACTGGCGGCGCGGTCTCCAAGCGCGAGCTCGGCGCTCCAATCGGCGTCGTCGATGCCGCCAAGATCGAGGACGTGAAGCCGTCCTCGGACGTCGGCTCCATTCTCGAAAGCCAGGTCGCCGGCGTGCGGTCCACGAGCGTCGGCGGCGGCGTTGGTGGTGCCAAGGACCTCCGCATCCGCGGCACGGCGAGCTTCACGCTCGATCAGCGTCCCGTGGTGTACGTCGACGGTGTTCGCCTCGACACGCGCGCCACCGACTGGACGGCCAACCTCGGCAACCAGGCGTGCTGCAACTTCAATGGCGGCACGGGTGAAGACCGCCTCTCCGACCTGAATCCCGATGACATCGACCGCGTCGAAGTCCTGAAAGGCGCGGCCGCGGCAACGCTCTACGGCTCCGAAGCCTCGAACGGCGTCATTCAGATCTTCACGAAACGCGGCAAAACCGAGAGCGCTCCGCAGTGGTCGTTCAATCTGGGCACGGGCTTCGATCGTCAGCGCCCGAATTATCAGACGAAACTCTATCCGCTTTTCGTCGGGCCGGATGGGACGCGTGCCCTGGATATGAACAAGACGCTGATAAAGAGTGGACCGTTCCAATCGTACAACGCCGAAGTGCAAGGCGGCGCGACCCAAGCGACCTATTTCGTGTCGGGCGGCTACTCCAAGGAAGTCGGCAGCATCCAGCCTAACGATCAATCGAAGGGCAATCTTCGCGCGAACGTGAACTGGAACGCGTCGAACAAGCTGAGCTTCGACGTGCACTCGGCGTTCAGTCGCGACTTCATCGACGCGCTGCAGTCGGGCAACAACTGGGCGACGCTCACCGGCAACGCCGAGAACGGTGATCCGCGGCAGGCGTCGGCGCTCCGCCCCTATGGCGAAGCCTGGATCTCCGTCGCGGACATCGAGCGGATCAAGACGACGAGTGACGCGAACCGATGGACGGGCAGCACCACCGCGAACTACGCGGTGTCGTCCGCCTTCTCCAACCACCTCACGGTGGGCGCCGATGTCGTTGACGAGCAGAAAGAGCGGTTCTTTCCACAGGACGGAAACTATGGCTCGGCGTACGTCTCGAACGGCGAAAAGACGAACGCGTCGCGCAACTACTCGGTCTACACAGTGGACTATCTCGGCACGGTGAACCTCCACCTGCCGATGGGGATCGGCTCCACGTTCTCCTTCGGCGGCCAGGGCTTCTACCAGACAGAAGTGCTCACCGCGGCGATCGGGAAGCAGTTCGCCGGTCCCGGCATCTCGACGGTGAGCGCGGCTTCCCAGACCTTCGGCGCCGAGCAGTACAACCACTCCGTGCAGATTGGTGGGCTGGCGCAGAACCGCTTTGCGTTCGGCGACCGACTGTTCGTGACGGTGGGCGTGCGCGTGGACGGAAACAGTGCGTTCGGTAAAAGCTTTGGATACCAGACCTATCCCAAGATCGACGCCGCCTACAACCTCGACAACTACAGCTGGCTGCCCAAGACGATTAGCAGTCTCAAATTGCGCGGGGCGCTCGGCACCGCTGGCAAGGCGCCCGGCCCATTCGATTCGTTTCAGACGTACCAACCGGTCGCCGTATATCAGAACTCGCCGGCACTCATTCCACAGGGCCCGGGCAACGTCAAGCTCGGTCCGGAAAAATCGACGGAGACGGACTTTGGCTTCGACGCTGGTTTCTTCGCCGACCGGCTTGGCATCGAGGCGTCGGTGTTCAATACGAAGGTGAACAACGCGATCGTACCCGTGGCGTTGCCGCCATCGCAGGGCTTCACCACCACCCAGTCGCAGAACATCGGCGGCATCACGAACAAGGGGTGGGAGGCCAGCGTCAGCCTGCTCACGTTCGAGCGCGGGAGCTTCAGCTGGCGCAACGAGCTCCGAATGGACGGGCTGAAGAACAAGGTGACGAGCCTTGGCGGGAACAGTGGTGTTGTCGACGCCTTTGGTAATCCGATCAGAGTCGGCTATCCGGTGGGTGCGGTGTTCGGCATCAAACCGGTGTCGTACGCGCCGCCCACCGCGAGCGCTCCGTACGGCACATGGACGGGCACGGATACCGCCGTCTACTTCGGACCACCGCTGCCCACGTTCAACCTCTCGTACGGACCGACGATCAAATGGCGCCGGTTCTCGCTCTATTCGCTGATCACGATGGAGCGCGGGGCGTGGTTCAATAACGGCGACTATCCGTATCGCTTCCGCCAGCACACCGGCGACGATTTCCTCAGGCTGCTCGGCCCGAATGGCGCCGACACGTTCGCGTCCGATTCGGCCGTGAACTACTGGCACACCTTCGACGCGTTCGACAAACGCGACAACGTTCGTCTGCGCACGATCTCGCTCGCGTTCGACGTTCCAGATCGGTACGCGCAATACGTTCGCTTGGGCCGCACGTCGATGATGCTGTCGGCCGAGAACGTCATGTGGTGGGATCACTGCCACTGCAACGATCCGAATTCCAATTGGGCCGGTGCAGACTCGTTTGGCAACAACGGCGCATTCCTCACCGATCCGTCGCCGCGTCTGTTCCGGATGACCGTCCGGTCGCGCTTTTGA
- a CDS encoding aminoglycoside phosphotransferase family protein encodes MNESNVAAFAERQEDDPELPLDIVRDTVREGFPEFAARSVEHLGSGWSFDAYLVDDAMLFKFPRHAAAAGDLDRIDRIQTVVASAVGTEVGIPKITLWGTPSARFPHRFVGHLPIRGVGAWGASEKTLELADDIGHALALIHAIPALAMRELDLRPDEEDCQAALDQARRKVQAAPEVERVAPTECEWLSRLTTLPNDYAGVPRVVHGDLVPRHLIVSETTGRLSGIIDWTPMLGDPAQDFSWLFFCRNLSFVRRALDTYRLDVDAAFLERTIFFARCRALDWVAGAMRTPWGPDLYLPILRRAFATD; translated from the coding sequence ATGAATGAGTCAAACGTCGCAGCCTTTGCGGAGAGGCAGGAAGACGATCCCGAGCTGCCGCTCGACATTGTCCGCGACACGGTTCGCGAAGGATTCCCGGAATTTGCGGCTCGCTCGGTCGAACATCTCGGATCTGGATGGTCGTTCGATGCCTACCTTGTCGACGACGCGATGCTCTTCAAGTTCCCGCGCCATGCTGCAGCAGCGGGCGACCTGGATCGCATAGATCGGATTCAGACGGTCGTCGCTTCAGCAGTCGGCACGGAAGTCGGCATCCCGAAAATCACGTTGTGGGGAACGCCGAGCGCTCGCTTTCCGCACCGATTCGTTGGACACCTGCCGATTCGTGGCGTCGGGGCGTGGGGCGCTTCCGAGAAAACGCTGGAGCTCGCCGACGACATCGGTCACGCGCTGGCGCTGATCCATGCGATTCCCGCGTTGGCCATGCGCGAGCTCGATCTCCGGCCCGACGAGGAGGATTGCCAGGCGGCGCTCGACCAGGCGCGGCGCAAGGTACAAGCCGCGCCGGAGGTCGAGCGTGTTGCGCCAACGGAGTGCGAATGGCTAAGTCGACTCACGACGCTGCCTAACGATTATGCCGGAGTGCCGCGTGTGGTCCACGGAGACCTGGTGCCGCGCCACCTCATCGTGAGCGAGACCACCGGCCGGCTGTCAGGCATCATCGACTGGACACCGATGTTGGGCGACCCGGCACAGGACTTCAGCTGGCTGTTTTTCTGCCGTAATCTCTCCTTCGTGCGGCGAGCGCTGGATACGTACCGGCTGGACGTCGACGCGGCGTTTCTCGAGCGCACGATATTCTTTGCTCGATGTCGCGCCCTGGACTGGGTGGCGGGTGCCATGAGGACTCCCTGGGGCCCGGACCTGTATCTACCGATACTTCGCCGCGCCTTTGCTACGGATT